AATACTCAGCCTCTAGTGAGTTGCAATACTCAGCCTCTAGTGAGTTGCAATACTCAGTCTCTAGTGAGTTGCAATACTCAGCCTCTAGTGAGTTGCAATACTCAGCCTCTAGTGAGTTGCAATACTCAGCCTCTAGTGAGTTGCAATACTCAGCCTCTAGTGAGTTGCAATACCCAGTCTCTAGTGAGTTACAATACTCAGCTTCTAGTGAGTTGCAATACTCAGCCTCTAGTGAGTTGCAATACTCAGTCTCTAGTGAATTGAAATACTCAGCCTCTAGTGAGTTGCAATACTCAGCATCTAGTGAGTTGCAATACTCAGCCTCTAGTGAGTTGCAATACTCAGCCTCTAGTGAGTTGCAATACTCAGCCTCTAGTGAGTTGCAATACTCAGCCTCTAGTGAGTTGCAATACTCAGTCTCTAGTGAGTTGCAATACTCAGCCTCTAGTGAGTTGCAATACTCAGCATCTAGTGAGTTGCAATACTCAGCCTCTAGTGAGTTGCAATACTCAGCCTCTGGTGAGTTGCAATACTCAGCCTCTAGTGAGTTGCAATACTCAGCCTCTAGTAAGTTGCAATACTCAGCCACACCCAGAATACTTTTAATATTAGAGTAAGAgacaaattacatgtattattttgttttttctagCGTGGTGGCTGACTTTAATAAGTAGAATATCTTACTATAATTGGTCGGTAAAACTGTGTATTGCTGGCTCATGTtaactataaaaaaataaaaatatttaagctatatatagcataaatatatgtatatatatatatatatatatatatatatatatatgtatatattgtgaTCAGTGATCACgattcaaatattttatctcGCCAAAGGTGCAAATAGAAAGCCTTGTcctaaaaattttttaaatgaactCGTAAGTGTGAGTCAAGACTACCATCACAATATGTTTATAACTTATACTAACTTGTTATCGTAAAATCTTTTTCTTGAaaaattgatcacattcaataCCCAAATTGCGCATGTTTAGCCTCTagtgagtatatgctcccttacttcggtttggttgagcactctgtgagaggtgcgacactcttagcctttgtgcaaagctcatcacttttgtgatttgagcactctggtgccagcacattgattttcttaaagtctgtgaggcaacctagttgtttcatggcaggaaatcaactctcattggtaatgggatttgtgtcccttgcctaagctctgagctgcactgatgaggctttaatagccgaaacagtactgtctgtagcatgagtatatatgtatatatatatatatatatttatatatttatatatatatatatatatatatatataaatgtatatataaacatatatacctatatataaatgtatattatatatatatatttatatactaatagcataatgttatattaaaaaaaacttatacTCGAACAAATACTGGAATTATACGGAGACATATGTACAAAAACTGGAAAAAAGTACAATCTGATCAAACGATTGGGACATACTCCAATTTTTACTCTAATTGTTAGATGGAATAACCAACCAAAACTATAAATTTag
The sequence above is drawn from the Watersipora subatra chromosome 5, tzWatSuba1.1, whole genome shotgun sequence genome and encodes:
- the LOC137397048 gene encoding ice nucleation protein-like, with the translated sequence MKENRGSKRREREREGQGSGERGAEQGKVEWERGKEKNKRRKREGVQEAIVYEIGTEKVYRKQLGKWGLPSPTLQKSKGHTFLAAPISSHELASDFKNQAEYCNSLEAEYCNSPEAEYCNSLEAEYCNSLDAEYCNSLEAEYCNSLETEYCNSLEAEYCNSLEAEYCNSLEAEYCNSLEAEYCNSLDAEYCNSLEAEYFNSLETEYCNSLEAEYCNSLEAEYCNSLETGYCNSLEAEYCNSLEAEYCNSLEAEYCNSLEAEYCNSLETEYCNSLEAEYCNSLEAEYCNSLEAEYCNSLEAECCNSLEAKHAQFGFPEPEEKHSQHIDGKFQVRKVLEKPALK